The Dermacentor silvarum isolate Dsil-2018 chromosome 7, BIME_Dsil_1.4, whole genome shotgun sequence genomic sequence TTTTTACTGGATAAAGGAGTTATGTGATTGTTGGCAACAATGGGGCATCAACACAAACGTAGGATCACGAAGGGACACGTGGTGTGTCCCGCCTGTCAAATGAGAGCCGCAGACGCGTTTCAATAACCCCGTAACACGTTTTATTCCAATTTCTTCTTTTGCAATATTTCGAATGACCTAGAATATTAGATCAGCAAGCCTTTTGCAACATCCATAAAAATGATCAGCAACGGAGCAACGGACTTTATGCATTTAACTTACAAGTCGCGAACGGAGCCGATGAAGAGCACGACATCTGGGTCGCAGCTACGAATGAGGAACATAAATGGCCGATCTACAACAAACTTGTAGGTTTTTGGCAGGATGGAGGACATGCAGCAGGCCACCATCGTTACTGCTGTAGCAGCCGCGGCTTCGGTGCCCTCTTCATTTACTTCCACGAACGCCTTGTGAACCACGTCGGAAGCTGAGAGAGTTTCCTTCTCGCTAATGGCGGACAAGTCGGCTTCCGACGAGAAGAAATCATTGATTCCCATTTCTTGCAACATTCCCTTTAGACTGATTGCCTGTTCCAATTTGAACTTAGGCAGATAGAGCTCAACATCGAAAAAGCCACCAATGTTTTTCAGCAGCTTCGCGAGCATCGAAGCCGTCAACAGGTCCTCAAGTTTGGATAGTCCTTCGACGTCGTTGGGCAGAAGCACGACCATGGAAGTCTTGCCGCCTCGGTATGGTATCTCTAGGGCCGTGACACCGAGTTCCTCGCTGCTGGCCATGCTATAACGGTCCTTTTGGTACATCATGTCAACCTGCTTCTTGCTTTGGGAGTTCAGGTGGAAATCGGAACGACGAGTAGAATCAGGGTTGAACTGTGAATCCCATAGGCCCTTAAAGTAGATGGCATTCACCAGGATCAGAGTGGTCAAATCATTCACGCTGCCTCCGGGAAGGAGATCTCTTATCTTGGATTCTGTGGCTCGTTCGACCCAGGCGTTGACTTGCTGTCGAATGTTCTCGTGGTCGTTCCTGAAGTCGACGGACTCGATAGTAGCGCCATAGCTGTCGCGTAAAAGCGCCAGGTAGCTGTCCAGGACTGGGAACGTCTGTTCGCAGTACATTCGGTTGGCGATATGGAGCTTCACGTCAGCAGCGTAGGTTGGCAGTTTTGAGAGAAAGTCAGAAAAATGATTATGTATTTGTTCGCCGTCGACTCGAAGCACAGCCGACATTTCCTTGGCTGTTTTGTTCCGTGCACCTCCAAGAGCCATTGAAAGAGCAGCCGAGATGCTGAAGGGCGAAAAAAAGATGTTCCCTTTATGGCTCCCCTTTGACGACAACTGGTTGTACAAGTCCACGGCGAAATTGAGGACAGAGTCTCCAAGTTTGTTGACGGCCATGCTTGAAGTGCCTGCAGGGAAGTGAATTGGTTTGAGAGTCCTGTAATGGGAGCGTACTTTGCTAGCCGAAATTTGTGCCTGTGGCTCCTAACGCCCTGTGGCTCCTAAAGCCCGGAACGATGAATGGAAGCGTTACGGAGTGAAGTAGCAGTAAATGCAAAGACAATAACAAATGACGAAATTCACTGCAGTGCTGAATACATCACAGAAATTaggagaaagctttagctcgggctcaACTTCGATGGCGCCCACCCaaacacatgtaaaacgcagaaacgggtcaatgagataaccactggaccgattttaatgaaatttgttgcactttagagagaaagttaaattatagCGACTGTTGGAAGCGTAATTTAGATTTACGGCCTGAATTCATTAAATGAAAATTTCAAGAATTGCGAACTTCGAAGGAAATAGAAgcgcgaagtttacaaattcgtagctctgcacctagagcaggtattgcagttctgtaagctGCATACATTAGATAATGCAAAGCAGACACATTTGATATGTTAATTTAAATCTTACGTGAATTTCTTACATTGTTTAAGAGGGTCTTGCAAAAGTTGTATTCACAAGTTAGTGGTTTtttttgagagccatgtatactATATCAATTTTGTACGCTTCAGATGTACTGTTAGGTGGAATTTACAGAATTGTTATATTCTTTTACATTGCTGAGGCACATAAATGTAAATTTGTTAGTTCCATGTTTTTTAAGTTTGCGAATTTCGtcaatttttattttaaaaattgatGAAAAAGAATTGTTTTTTGAAAAGTAGTAAGTGCATTAAGCGTTATAATAGCTGACGGCCTCCTAAAGGCATTGACGTGTGTACTCTtgtacacgtgtgtgtgtgtgtgtgtgtgtgtgtgtgtgtgtgtgtgtgtgtgtgtgtgtgtgtgtgtgtgtgtgcgtgtgcgtgtgcgtgtgcgtgtgcgtgtgcgtgtgcgtgtgtgtgtgtgtgtgtgtgtgtgtgtgtgtgtgtgtgtgtgtgtgtgtgtgtgtgtgtgttgtgtgtgtgtgtgtgtgtgtgtgtacacacacGATCACGTCACGTCTGGAGAGCAGAGAAAGAATTCTATTACCAGAGATTTGACACAAGCAACTTGTACCATCAATGCACGCACTGACCACGCAAGTCTCGCGTTTATTATGACCGACACGCGCTATCTCTTGAACCATTTCATCTTTATTGTGAAATACGTATGCGACATCAGAACGAGTGCTCGTCGGCAGGGCGTTCTGGCTCCATTTGAGGTCGAAAACCCTAACAGCGCGCTGGCAACTTGCCCGTCCAACGATCGATATCGTCTCATTCTTTTTACGTTCGCGTCTGCCTTAGGAAGAAGCCGGCGCTTATTGAAGTAAATGAAATTACAGATAGATTTGATTGTTATTTTTATAGGCATCAGTTTGGAGGAGGTGTTAACACGCAGAACACAAAATTAATGATCAGTAGCTTCGCAAGAAACCAAAACTTAGTAATTGATAGTCAACCTGTACAGGGTGTGCAAGAGTACATTAGTCACAGAAGGAAACTcccagaaaaaaaagggggatgaGAGGGGGGGACGTGGGAAATTGAAGCGCCTATGGAAGGCATTTCCAAGTAATTATCGGTAAGTTACTGTGATCATTGAAAAGAAATACGTACTATcgatgcattctaccggtactacaCGAGAGATGGAACGAACACTTATAAGCTTGACGTTAAGAcgcaggaagacagcggtgtcgATTAGAGAAGAAACGGGGTATATTCCCTTACTTGAGATTAAGTGCAAGAAATGAAGTTGGCcaagccatgtaatgcctagATCAGATGTTATATGAGGGTCTATGAGAGTAACAAATTGGCTACCAAGGGACGagaagcgcagtagaggatggCAGAGAACAAGGTGGTGCGGTGAAATTGGGAAATTCGTAGGCATAAATTCGCAAGCAGTTCAGCTGGCaaagcgcaagacatgggtaatctTACTTCGCTGGGAGAGGgcttcatcttgcagtggacctaaataggcatgatgataatgatgacgaatTTCACCCCTAATTTAATTGTATTCGCGACAAAAGAAAGTGAAAAGTAGTTTAAAAAAACAATACCAGACCACAGGGGTTAGTGAATCTGGGCCCCAGAACAGCCGAGATCTGTCGGTGACGCGTGTGCTGAAGTAAAACAATTCAGCTAACACGACACTGTGTTTTTCATGCTGGTAGAGAGCAAGAAGTGAGGCCGAGAGCAGTATATGTAAGAGTATTGTAGTACGAATAAACGTCACTTATGGCACAAATATGCATTACGGCAAATACACATGCAACCGCGAAAGTTGAGAGTCAACGATACTAaactttttttcttagtagaGAGACCCACCGCGCTTGTGTACGCGCTTGATCAACTTGTATCGTGTCAACTGAGTACATGCTTGGGACTGTAGCGAAATCGTATTAGCCAGAATAAGTACGTCAAAGAACTGTAGAAGATGCAATCTCACAACGTATATACGTACGAGTAGTAATTACTGTTTTAAGTAAATGTTCTGGCCCTTACGGTATGCCAGTTAAGTAGCCTTCATTTATCTTATCTGACTACGACTTACTGACCTACCTCTGTACAGTTAGATATACTTGGACGCCTGTATAACAGCGAATAGCTGCTGCTGGTCGTTGAGACACTGAAATATAAAGTGTTCAGAGACTTCACATTAAGGGCTCTGACAGCGAGAGAAGAAGCCCACCTGACAGTGGTCCTCGCAGCGATGATCAAACGTAGTCGCTGGCCCAATCAGCGCGAAGCAGGAAAGCACGGTTCGCTGTTGGCGCCCTTTTACAATTCGCCGGGTGGGCGTTGCCGAAGCTCGCGACGGGGAATTGCAAACGGCGATGTCGTTGTTTACGAATTCCTTCGCCGCTGAAACACGTCTCGCAGCCCGTCGCGGTTCTTCGTACGAGCTCGTTTCTCTCCCTCCCACTTGAAACGGCGACCGCGTTGACCAGCTCAGATCGACTGTCTGGGTTTGTCACTTCGCCACTGTGTTGTAAATCAACGATGCGGCTACGGCACAACAACGAGACAGCCTTGGGTTTGGGCGACGTTACCGTAGCTTTCGACACACATACGGAAAGCGCCGGCGCCCTGTACTGGCGCCACCTATAGGAGGCACGTGGTACCCGAAGCCTGTTCGGTGACTTCTGGGTACGGGAATTCCCCAGCATCGACCTCTTTTTCCGGCCTGTCGCTGCTGTCGCCCTATGAGATCTTAGATCTCCCTATAGGAGCGCTCTTTTTGAACTGAGAAAACTTACATGCCAGCAATTTTCCGGCAGCGAAAGAACGCTGCTGTTGTTGGTTAGGGGGTTGATATCGATATAATTAGTCTTATGGCTGGATGCTCAGGGTAGCAACGTGGATCTTGTCATGTGGGATATATAAACATAGTTTGTTACGACTTCGTATTCTTTTGACAAACGTCACCATTGGGAGGAAGCTTCTGTTCGAAGCCAAGTTTGGTACCCTTTTTCAAGTAATCTTGAAACGCGAAAATTACGTGTTAAACTAACACTGAACAGATATGAATgatatttgttgcatttg encodes the following:
- the LOC119458133 gene encoding leukocyte elastase inhibitor A isoform X4 is translated as MAVSKLGDSVLNFAVDLYNQLSPKSSYKGNIFFSPLSISAALSMALGGARNKTAKEMSDVLRVDGEKIHNHFSDFLSKLPSCAADVKLHIANRMYCEQTFPVLDSYLALLRDSYGATIESVDFRNDHENIRQQVNAWVERATESKIRDLLPGGSVNALTTLILVNAIYFKGLWDSQFNPDSTRRSDFHLNSQSKKQVDMMYQKDRYSMASSEELGVTALEIPYRGGKTSMVVLLPNDVEGLSKLEDLLTASMLAKLLKNIGGFFDVELYLPKFKLEQAISLKGMLQEMGINDFFSSEADLSAISEKETLSASDVVHKAFVEVNEEGTEAAAATAVTMVACCMSSILPKTYKFVVDRPFMFLIRSCDPDVVLFIGSVRDL
- the LOC119458133 gene encoding leukocyte elastase inhibitor A isoform X5, with amino-acid sequence MAVNKLGDSVLNFAVDLYNQLSSKGSHKGNIFFSPFSISAALSMALGGARNKTAKEMSAVLRVDGEQIHNHFSDFLSKLPTYAADVKLHIANRMYCEQTFPVLDSYLALLRDSYGATIESVDFRNDHENIRQQVNAWVERATESKIRDLLPGGSVNDLTTLILVNAIYFKGLWDSQFNPDSTRRSDFHLNSQSKKQVDMMYQKDRYSMASSEELGVTALEIPYRGGKTSMVVLLPNDVEGLSKLEDLLTASMLAKLLKNIGGFFDVELYLPKFKLEQAISLKGMLQEMGINDFFSSEADLSAISEKETLSASDVVHKAFVEVNEEGTEAAAATAVTMVACCMSSILPKTYKFVVDRPFMFLIRSCDPDVVLFIGSVRDL